In one Pseudomonas sp. Bout1 genomic region, the following are encoded:
- a CDS encoding helix-turn-helix transcriptional regulator: MTQFCRGLIRGSIPLNTVHFVHAAPREVKPCEDYFFGCPVLFNQPEPLLRFGTEMLSMSLKSPDPALVAVLERHAEELLAGLPQEEEIIERVRKEVALLLQQGEPDIKRLSAILCCSPRSLQRRLESAGTSFRRELNVVRHELARSYLQDPRLQISEIALLLGYSEHSAFTRTYCEWTGEPPKRGREAPTGAEV; this comes from the coding sequence ATGACACAGTTCTGCCGCGGCCTGATTCGGGGCTCGATTCCCTTGAATACCGTGCATTTCGTACACGCAGCACCCCGTGAAGTGAAGCCTTGCGAGGACTACTTCTTCGGTTGCCCGGTGCTTTTTAACCAGCCGGAGCCGCTGCTGCGTTTCGGGACCGAAATGCTGTCTATGTCTCTGAAAAGCCCGGACCCGGCGCTCGTCGCGGTGCTGGAGCGTCATGCAGAAGAACTGCTCGCAGGGCTGCCGCAGGAAGAGGAAATCATCGAGCGAGTGAGAAAGGAAGTCGCGCTACTGTTGCAGCAGGGCGAACCGGACATCAAGCGCCTGAGCGCGATACTCTGCTGCTCACCGCGCAGCCTTCAGCGGCGACTCGAAAGTGCCGGGACAAGCTTTCGTCGAGAGCTCAACGTCGTCCGCCATGAACTGGCGCGATCCTATCTGCAGGATCCACGGCTTCAGATTTCGGAAATTGCTCTGTTGCTCGGGTACTCCGAACACAGCGCCTTTACTAGGACATACTGCGAATGGACTGGCGAGCCCCCGAAACGAGGCCGCGAGGCGCCAACTGGAGCTGAAGTGTGA
- a CDS encoding EcsC family protein produces MCVDIKDNPEDYKSLKQAVDLLESPSLTARLSGFIGSPIEIAVKALPDVVSRKINGAVTAALHSSAEAALWSLENSPKKPASTRLHKIYAATSGAIGGAFGFTALFVELPVSTTIMMRSVADVARSEGFDLNDFATKQACIEVFAMGGPSQADDATETGYYATRSFTTQTMQHLSKELAEIVAKHGAKATSYFTPGQTGKWLTVLIEKVATRFGFTITSKFAAQAVPVIGAFTGASINALFTDFYQNTARGHFIVKRLENKYGYKQIEREYASIKNTSLIS; encoded by the coding sequence ATGTGTGTGGACATCAAAGACAACCCCGAAGACTACAAGAGCTTGAAGCAGGCGGTGGATTTACTGGAGTCTCCTTCTCTGACGGCGAGGCTGTCCGGCTTTATCGGGTCGCCAATCGAAATTGCGGTGAAAGCCTTACCTGACGTCGTCTCAAGGAAGATTAATGGTGCCGTAACAGCGGCCCTGCATTCATCTGCCGAAGCCGCGTTGTGGAGCTTGGAAAACAGCCCTAAAAAACCTGCATCAACACGATTACACAAGATTTATGCAGCCACCTCCGGCGCAATTGGCGGCGCCTTCGGCTTTACCGCTCTATTCGTCGAGCTACCGGTCTCCACTACCATAATGATGCGATCGGTGGCCGATGTGGCACGAAGCGAAGGCTTCGATCTCAATGATTTTGCAACGAAGCAGGCATGCATCGAAGTGTTTGCCATGGGTGGCCCAAGCCAAGCAGACGATGCTACGGAAACGGGCTATTACGCTACCCGTAGCTTTACCACTCAGACCATGCAGCATTTGTCCAAGGAGCTGGCAGAGATCGTTGCCAAACACGGTGCCAAAGCGACAAGTTACTTTACCCCGGGTCAGACAGGGAAATGGCTGACCGTGTTGATTGAAAAGGTCGCTACACGCTTTGGCTTTACCATTACTAGCAAGTTTGCGGCGCAGGCTGTTCCTGTAATTGGAGCGTTTACCGGCGCATCGATCAATGCTCTATTCACTGACTTTTATCAAAACACTGCCCGAGGTCACTTCATCGTCAAAAGGCTTGAGAACAAATATGGCTACAAACAAATTGAGCGCGAATACGCGTCGATCAAGAATACATCTCTGATCAGTTAG
- a CDS encoding NAD-dependent formate dehydrogenase, translating to MAKILCVLYPDPVDGYPPRYARNEIPTITTYANGQKTPTPMGPLGFKPGELVGCVSGELGLRNYLERGGHELIVISDKDGPNSEFERLLPDAEVVISQPFWPAYLTAERIAKAKKLKLALTAGIGSDHVDLAAAAHANITVAEVTGSNSISVAEHVVMMALSLVRNYLPAHQTAVDGGWNIADCVSRSYDIEGLHFGTIGAGRIGLAVLRRLKPFGLHLHYTQRHRLDSTIENELNLTFHPDVLSLIKTVDIINLQIPLYPSTENLLDEATLAQMKRGTYLINCARGKLVERDALVRALESGHIAGYAGDVWFPQPASPEHPWRTMPFNGMTPHMSGTSLSAQARYAAGTLEILQSYFEGTRIREEYLIVDSGNLAGTGAHSYEL from the coding sequence ATGGCAAAAATACTATGTGTTCTTTATCCCGACCCTGTTGATGGCTATCCACCTCGTTACGCAAGAAATGAGATTCCAACCATCACGACGTATGCCAATGGCCAGAAAACGCCGACACCAATGGGCCCTCTCGGGTTCAAACCCGGTGAACTGGTGGGCTGTGTTTCAGGGGAGTTGGGGCTTCGCAATTATTTGGAACGGGGCGGCCATGAGCTCATTGTGATCAGCGACAAGGATGGGCCGAACTCTGAGTTCGAACGTCTCCTGCCTGACGCCGAGGTGGTTATATCTCAACCATTCTGGCCTGCTTATCTGACCGCCGAACGGATCGCCAAAGCGAAAAAATTGAAGCTTGCACTCACCGCCGGTATTGGTTCTGATCATGTGGATCTTGCTGCCGCGGCGCACGCTAATATCACCGTTGCCGAAGTCACCGGTTCCAACAGCATCAGTGTCGCGGAGCATGTGGTGATGATGGCGTTGTCGCTGGTACGCAATTATTTGCCTGCCCATCAAACAGCCGTTGATGGTGGTTGGAACATTGCGGATTGTGTTTCCCGAAGCTATGACATCGAAGGCCTGCATTTCGGCACTATCGGAGCCGGACGAATAGGCTTGGCCGTACTGCGTCGGCTTAAACCATTCGGTTTGCACCTGCACTACACCCAGCGTCACCGCCTGGATTCAACCATTGAAAATGAGTTGAACCTGACGTTTCACCCGGATGTGCTGTCGCTGATCAAGACTGTCGACATCATCAATCTTCAGATCCCCCTCTATCCGTCCACCGAAAACCTGCTCGACGAAGCAACACTGGCACAAATGAAACGCGGTACTTATCTCATCAATTGTGCACGTGGCAAATTGGTGGAGCGCGATGCTCTTGTCAGGGCTTTGGAGTCAGGACATATCGCAGGTTATGCAGGAGACGTCTGGTTTCCTCAGCCGGCATCACCCGAACATCCCTGGCGAACTATGCCGTTCAACGGTATGACACCTCATATGTCCGGAACCTCGCTCTCGGCTCAAGCACGTTATGCTGCGGGTACGCTGGAAATTTTGCAGAGCTACTTTGAAGGCACTCGTATTCGCGAGGAGTACCTTATCGTCGACAGCGGGAACCTTGCTGGAACCGGTGCGCACTCTTACGAGCTCTGA
- the cydB gene encoding cytochrome d ubiquinol oxidase subunit II produces MGGIDLSLIWALIIIFGVMMYVVMDGFDLGIGLLFLAIKDKEERDVMMNTVAPVWDGNETWLVLGGAGLFGAFPLAYSVILSALYLPLIIMLLGLIFRGVAFEFRFKASERNRHWWDKAFVGGSIVATFSQGVALGAFLDGIPVVNNAYAGGSLDWLRPFPLFCGFALLVAYAQLGSTWLIMKTEGRLQEDMYRFSSYFIYALLFVIAVISIWTPLAHPEIAQRWFTMPNLLYFLPVPLLLLFCFIATLITLAHRATASPFLLTLLVIFLGYSGLGISIWPNIVPPSISMWQAASPVASQLFALIGALFTLPFILVYTAWSYYVFRGKVKLGEGYHH; encoded by the coding sequence ATGGGCGGCATCGACCTGAGTTTGATTTGGGCATTGATCATCATCTTCGGCGTCATGATGTATGTCGTGATGGATGGCTTTGATCTAGGCATTGGATTGCTCTTTCTTGCGATCAAAGACAAAGAAGAGCGAGATGTCATGATGAACACGGTTGCACCCGTATGGGATGGCAACGAGACATGGCTGGTACTCGGTGGCGCCGGGCTTTTCGGAGCGTTTCCCCTGGCTTACTCAGTCATTCTCAGCGCGCTGTATTTGCCCCTGATCATCATGTTACTGGGCCTGATTTTTCGGGGTGTCGCCTTCGAGTTCCGGTTCAAGGCCAGTGAACGCAATCGGCATTGGTGGGATAAGGCTTTCGTCGGCGGTTCTATCGTTGCCACTTTCAGCCAAGGCGTTGCGCTCGGTGCCTTCCTTGACGGCATCCCAGTCGTCAACAATGCCTACGCAGGTGGCAGTCTCGACTGGCTTCGTCCCTTCCCGCTGTTTTGTGGTTTCGCACTGCTGGTGGCCTATGCCCAGTTGGGAAGCACCTGGCTGATCATGAAAACCGAAGGCAGATTGCAGGAGGATATGTACCGATTTTCGTCCTACTTCATCTATGCTCTGTTGTTCGTCATTGCAGTGATCAGCATCTGGACGCCGCTCGCCCATCCGGAGATCGCGCAACGTTGGTTCACGATGCCTAACCTGCTCTACTTCCTGCCTGTACCACTGCTGTTGCTGTTCTGTTTCATTGCCACATTGATCACGCTGGCGCATCGAGCAACCGCAAGTCCGTTTCTGTTGACACTGCTTGTAATTTTCCTTGGCTACAGCGGCTTGGGCATCAGCATTTGGCCCAATATCGTACCGCCGTCCATCTCTATGTGGCAGGCGGCCTCGCCGGTGGCAAGCCAGCTGTTTGCGCTGATCGGAGCACTGTTTACGCTTCCCTTCATTCTGGTCTATACCGCGTGGAGCTATTACGTTTTCAGAGGTAAAGTTAAATTGGGTGAAGGCTATCACCACTAG
- a CDS encoding cytochrome ubiquinol oxidase subunit I, which translates to MIDSTAIDLARIQFAFTVGVHIVFPAITIGLASFLTVLEGLWLKTGRDVYQDLYTFWVKIFALNFGMGVVSGLVMAYQFGTNWSGFSYFAGSITGPLLTYEVLTAFFLEAGFLGVMLFGWEKVGRGLHFFATAMVSLGTLISTFWILSSNSWMHTPQGFEIVGGRAVPVDWLAVVFNPSFPFRLAHMAIAAFLATAFFVGASGAWHLLRGHDTPAARTMLSMAAWMALIVAPIQAVVGDAHGLNTLEHQPAKIAAIEGHWENVPGEPSPLILAGWPDMKAEKTRYAIEIPVLGSLILTHSLDKQIPALKSFPPEDRPNSTVIFWTFRLMVSMGMLMILAGLLSLWLRRGQKLYTSRPFLAFWLCMGPSGLIALLAGWVTTEMGRQPWVVYGLLRTVDAVSPLTVSQVSISLVLFVLVYFVLFGAGIAYMLKLVHKGPQAHGAKPAPEDSVGQQRTPARPLSAADEK; encoded by the coding sequence ATAATCGATTCGACTGCAATTGATTTAGCGCGAATTCAGTTCGCGTTTACTGTTGGCGTCCACATCGTTTTCCCTGCAATAACAATAGGCTTGGCCAGCTTCCTAACGGTGTTGGAAGGTTTATGGCTTAAAACCGGACGAGATGTATATCAGGATCTTTACACTTTTTGGGTAAAGATTTTTGCCCTGAATTTCGGCATGGGCGTGGTTTCTGGATTGGTTATGGCCTATCAGTTCGGAACAAACTGGAGTGGCTTTTCCTATTTTGCAGGCAGCATCACTGGGCCGCTGTTGACTTACGAGGTACTCACCGCCTTTTTTCTTGAAGCAGGTTTTCTAGGCGTTATGCTCTTCGGCTGGGAGAAGGTTGGCCGTGGGCTGCACTTTTTTGCTACCGCCATGGTGTCGTTGGGTACCCTGATTTCAACGTTCTGGATCCTGTCATCGAACAGCTGGATGCATACGCCACAGGGATTCGAAATCGTTGGCGGTCGTGCGGTTCCTGTTGACTGGCTGGCGGTGGTGTTCAACCCCTCATTCCCGTTCCGACTCGCGCACATGGCAATCGCAGCATTCCTGGCGACTGCATTTTTTGTGGGGGCATCAGGCGCTTGGCACCTGTTACGCGGTCATGACACGCCGGCAGCTCGCACTATGTTGTCGATGGCTGCGTGGATGGCACTGATCGTGGCGCCGATTCAGGCGGTGGTCGGAGACGCTCACGGATTGAATACGCTCGAACACCAACCTGCAAAAATCGCTGCCATCGAAGGCCACTGGGAAAACGTTCCCGGTGAGCCCTCGCCGCTCATTCTGGCGGGATGGCCGGATATGAAAGCCGAAAAAACCCGCTACGCGATTGAAATTCCGGTGCTGGGCAGCTTGATTCTCACCCACAGCCTCGACAAGCAAATTCCGGCGCTCAAATCATTCCCGCCAGAAGACCGACCTAATTCAACCGTGATTTTCTGGACGTTTAGATTGATGGTCAGCATGGGAATGCTGATGATCCTTGCCGGACTATTGAGCCTGTGGCTGCGGCGCGGACAGAAGTTATACACCTCACGTCCGTTCCTGGCCTTCTGGCTTTGTATGGGCCCCTCTGGACTCATTGCGTTGTTGGCAGGATGGGTTACTACCGAAATGGGCCGTCAGCCATGGGTAGTGTACGGCCTGCTGCGAACAGTTGACGCGGTATCACCACTGACCGTTTCACAGGTCAGCATTAGCCTCGTGCTGTTCGTCCTTGTTTACTTCGTTTTGTTCGGTGCAGGCATCGCTTACATGCTCAAACTCGTGCACAAAGGGCCGCAGGCTCACGGGGCGAAACCCGCTCCTGAGGACAGCGTAGGCCAACAACGAACACCAGCCAGGCCACTATCGGCTGCAGATGAAAAATGA
- a CDS encoding FdhF/YdeP family oxidoreductase: protein MAIKRKVPGVRNYDGPAGGWGALKATATAVREQMDTLKAPLTLMRTNQPDGFDCPGCAWPDKEHKSTFQFCENGAKAVTWEATNKRVPPEFFAKHPVATLLKRTDFELEDLGRLTHPMVYDRATDTYQPVEWETAFARIGEILRGLLPNQVEFYTSGRASNEAAYLWQLFARNLGTNNFPDCSNMCHEPTSVGLPRSIGMGKGSVSLDDFELCELVISIGHNPGTNHPRMMGTLHEISRRKVPIMVMNPLRERALERFADPQDMIEMATYGSTRIASTYLQVKAGGDAAAIKGVMKSLLEMEESVGQVLDYDFIEKHTNGFEALKADLLATEWPDIEIASGLLKADMEKVAAAYAKSNATIVTYGMGITQHNEGTANVRLICDLLMLRGNIGKPGAGICPLRGHSNVQGNRTVGITEKPSSEFLGKIEEVLGFKPPTEHGHDSVQAMQAMIAGESKALLCLGGNFVVALPDPGQCFPAMGKLDLTVHIGTKLNRTHLLVSKETYLFPCLGRTELDVQNGERQSITVEDSMSMVHASAGKLTPASEFLRSEPAIVAGMATATLPDSKVPWMELSADYDKIRDLIEKTIPGFENYNERIRVPGGFRMPLPATERIWMTPSGKAEFFVFPGLHEDKQVDGDDVLRLITLRSHDQYNTTIYALDDRYRGVFGRRDVLFMNPADLAARGLAHGDLVDIETVVSGRKLRYEKITAIEYKISAGSVGAYYPEANTLVPLDYIDKDSGTPSYKSVPVRVIRSELN, encoded by the coding sequence ATGGCGATTAAGCGAAAAGTACCCGGTGTTCGAAATTACGATGGCCCCGCAGGAGGTTGGGGTGCACTTAAGGCCACTGCGACGGCAGTGCGCGAGCAGATGGATACGCTCAAGGCTCCTCTTACGTTAATGAGAACCAATCAGCCAGATGGGTTTGATTGCCCTGGTTGTGCATGGCCAGATAAAGAGCATAAATCAACCTTCCAGTTCTGCGAAAACGGCGCGAAAGCAGTCACTTGGGAGGCCACCAACAAACGTGTCCCCCCTGAGTTTTTTGCCAAACATCCGGTTGCCACCCTGCTTAAACGTACCGACTTCGAACTGGAGGATTTAGGGCGACTGACACACCCGATGGTTTACGACCGGGCGACTGATACATACCAGCCGGTCGAGTGGGAGACCGCATTTGCGCGAATCGGTGAAATATTACGCGGACTGCTACCCAACCAAGTCGAATTTTACACATCAGGCAGAGCATCCAATGAGGCGGCCTACTTGTGGCAACTGTTCGCACGTAATTTAGGTACCAACAACTTTCCAGATTGCTCGAACATGTGCCATGAGCCAACTAGTGTAGGTTTGCCGCGCTCAATTGGCATGGGTAAAGGGTCCGTGTCATTGGACGATTTTGAACTGTGTGAACTGGTTATTTCTATCGGACATAATCCAGGCACCAACCACCCAAGAATGATGGGGACGCTGCACGAAATTTCCCGGCGTAAAGTTCCAATCATGGTGATGAATCCATTGCGAGAGCGAGCACTAGAGCGATTTGCCGACCCGCAAGACATGATTGAAATGGCAACTTATGGTTCAACCCGTATTGCCTCTACTTATTTGCAGGTCAAGGCCGGTGGTGATGCGGCAGCCATTAAAGGTGTAATGAAGTCGCTGTTGGAAATGGAAGAGTCGGTAGGGCAAGTGCTTGATTATGATTTTATTGAAAAGCATACCAACGGTTTCGAGGCGCTCAAGGCAGACTTGTTGGCCACCGAATGGCCCGATATCGAAATTGCCAGCGGACTACTCAAAGCTGACATGGAAAAAGTCGCGGCGGCCTATGCGAAATCCAATGCCACCATCGTAACGTATGGAATGGGGATAACCCAACATAACGAAGGAACGGCCAACGTAAGACTGATATGCGATCTTCTGATGCTACGAGGCAATATCGGCAAGCCCGGCGCAGGCATATGTCCGCTGCGCGGGCATTCCAATGTACAAGGAAACCGAACCGTAGGTATTACCGAGAAACCTTCCAGTGAGTTCCTTGGCAAGATCGAAGAAGTGCTGGGCTTTAAACCTCCGACGGAGCACGGTCACGACTCAGTGCAGGCCATGCAAGCGATGATTGCCGGCGAGTCAAAAGCACTGCTTTGTCTTGGAGGAAACTTTGTGGTCGCATTGCCTGATCCAGGCCAGTGTTTCCCGGCGATGGGTAAACTGGATTTGACTGTGCACATCGGTACAAAACTCAATCGCACCCACTTGCTGGTTTCCAAGGAAACGTATCTGTTTCCTTGCCTGGGCCGCACCGAACTCGATGTACAGAACGGAGAGCGCCAATCAATTACCGTCGAAGACTCGATGTCGATGGTTCATGCATCAGCCGGCAAGTTGACGCCGGCGTCCGAATTTTTGCGTTCAGAGCCAGCCATTGTGGCGGGTATGGCGACGGCCACTTTGCCTGATAGCAAAGTGCCATGGATGGAGCTCTCGGCTGACTATGACAAGATTCGCGACTTGATTGAGAAAACCATTCCAGGCTTTGAGAACTACAATGAACGTATTCGCGTTCCCGGTGGTTTTCGCATGCCGCTACCGGCTACGGAGCGTATCTGGATGACGCCATCGGGCAAGGCCGAGTTCTTCGTGTTTCCTGGCTTACATGAGGATAAGCAGGTCGATGGTGATGATGTGTTACGGCTGATTACTCTGCGTAGCCATGACCAATACAACACGACGATCTATGCACTGGACGATCGTTATCGTGGCGTTTTTGGGCGTAGGGATGTGTTGTTCATGAACCCAGCCGATCTCGCGGCGAGAGGCTTGGCTCATGGGGATTTGGTGGATATCGAAACGGTCGTATCTGGACGTAAGCTGCGATACGAAAAAATTACGGCTATTGAGTACAAAATATCGGCTGGTTCAGTGGGAGCATACTATCCCGAGGCGAACACGCTGGTACCTTTGGACTACATCGACAAGGACAGTGGAACGCCTTCGTACAAGTCGGTGCCCGTGCGTGTGATACGCTCGGAGCTGAATTGA
- a CDS encoding Dyp-type peroxidase, translated as MSTDAPEPQAVCSPTTSSAIFIVATLKAGKESAEKVKNWCADIAAITRSVGKRVPAGNLSCVCGFSSSAWDVLFASPRPVSLHGFREFGVDGRRAISTPGDILLHIRADQMDLCFELATQFTSVLGDAITVIDEVHGFRYFDMRSIIGFVDGTENPVGRKAANFTIVGDEDPAFSGGSYVLVQKYLHNMAAWNQLSVEAQENVIGRKKLSDIELDESVKPSNSHSSLTTITKDGEEVKILRDNMPFGRPGAGEFGTFFIGYARSPEPLEQMLENMFVGKPPGNYDRLLDFSTAVTGNLFFVPSLDLLEELADR; from the coding sequence ATGAGCACCGATGCTCCTGAACCACAAGCGGTGTGTAGCCCGACCACCAGCAGCGCTATTTTCATCGTGGCAACCCTCAAGGCTGGAAAAGAGTCCGCAGAAAAAGTGAAGAACTGGTGCGCTGATATTGCAGCGATAACGCGCTCTGTCGGCAAGCGAGTCCCTGCGGGCAATCTTTCGTGTGTCTGTGGATTTTCCTCCAGTGCTTGGGACGTTTTGTTCGCAAGTCCGCGTCCAGTTTCATTGCATGGGTTTCGCGAGTTTGGTGTCGACGGGCGACGCGCTATATCCACTCCGGGCGATATCCTTTTGCATATTCGTGCTGATCAGATGGATCTTTGTTTTGAGTTAGCGACGCAGTTCACTTCTGTGCTAGGCGATGCCATCACGGTCATCGATGAGGTTCATGGATTTCGATATTTCGACATGCGCAGCATCATTGGATTTGTTGATGGCACCGAAAACCCAGTAGGCCGCAAGGCAGCCAACTTTACGATAGTGGGGGATGAAGACCCTGCTTTCAGTGGAGGAAGCTACGTGCTGGTACAGAAGTATCTGCACAACATGGCGGCATGGAATCAGCTATCTGTCGAAGCGCAGGAAAATGTGATCGGGCGGAAAAAGCTTTCCGACATCGAGCTGGATGAGTCGGTCAAACCGAGCAATTCGCACAGCTCTTTGACGACGATTACGAAGGATGGTGAGGAGGTGAAAATCTTACGTGACAACATGCCGTTTGGACGACCTGGTGCAGGTGAGTTTGGGACTTTTTTCATCGGTTATGCTCGTTCACCCGAACCACTTGAACAGATGCTTGAAAATATGTTCGTAGGCAAACCACCAGGGAATTACGACAGGCTGCTCGACTTCAGTACTGCTGTCACAGGCAACCTTTTTTTCGTGCCGTCGTTGGATTTACTTGAAGAGTTGGCTGATCGCTAG
- a CDS encoding mechanosensitive ion channel family protein, with protein MLSFVSDHPMFCALTLILTDILLWRLIAADASNLKLAVRLVIFAVFTTLLFNEGMNPMQVAPWAEDVSLHLAATALQIGWWLYAARTLTVLLGVVMMQRVEHGGRLLQELMGAAIFLIAIIAAMAYVLDLPVKGVLATSGAVAIIVGLALQSTLNDVFSGIVLNTTKPYQVDDWISIDGTEGRVTDIDWRATRLQTSQGSMAVIPNSSAAKAKIINFSRPANMFGLVVSVQVSPHARPQVVIEALERAMQGCRSLLVDPAPSVAFKTSTSDGVEYEISGFVLAMGQKREVRNQLYDLAYRHLAAAGVSLLSASEVATPAATSRARALLESSNIFSTLRQEEKENFSQNMTLQTFRAGEMILPAGEVSDHLFIIESGVVSVMLSKDGHKFEAGRMGPEEVIGEGGVLSDLAVSADFTAKTYCTLYRIEKEYLKPYLDVRNDIGEAMKNLLDFRLHTAQNLTQEAPVVPTKKGFLQWLRNLT; from the coding sequence ATGCTCTCATTTGTTTCTGATCACCCGATGTTCTGCGCCCTGACGCTGATCCTGACTGACATTCTCCTGTGGCGGCTGATCGCCGCCGATGCCAGCAACTTGAAGCTGGCGGTACGGTTGGTGATCTTCGCCGTATTTACCACATTGCTGTTCAACGAGGGTATGAACCCTATGCAGGTTGCGCCCTGGGCGGAGGACGTGTCGTTGCACCTGGCGGCCACGGCATTGCAGATCGGTTGGTGGCTGTACGCCGCGCGTACCCTTACGGTGTTACTGGGCGTGGTGATGATGCAGCGGGTCGAACATGGTGGGCGGTTGCTGCAAGAGCTGATGGGCGCGGCGATCTTCCTGATTGCGATCATCGCCGCCATGGCCTACGTACTCGACCTGCCGGTCAAGGGCGTGCTGGCCACTTCCGGCGCCGTGGCGATCATCGTCGGCCTGGCGTTGCAAAGCACGTTAAATGACGTGTTTTCCGGTATCGTACTCAACACCACCAAGCCCTATCAAGTGGATGACTGGATCTCCATCGATGGAACCGAAGGCCGAGTCACTGACATCGACTGGCGCGCCACGCGGCTGCAAACCTCCCAGGGCAGCATGGCGGTGATTCCCAACTCGTCGGCGGCCAAGGCCAAAATCATCAACTTCTCGCGCCCGGCGAATATGTTCGGTCTGGTGGTCAGCGTGCAAGTCAGCCCCCATGCACGACCGCAAGTGGTGATAGAAGCCCTGGAGCGGGCCATGCAAGGTTGCCGGTCACTCTTGGTCGACCCGGCGCCCAGTGTCGCTTTCAAGACCTCCACCAGCGACGGGGTGGAATATGAAATTAGTGGTTTTGTGCTGGCCATGGGGCAGAAACGTGAAGTGCGCAACCAGCTCTACGACCTAGCCTATCGGCATCTTGCGGCGGCCGGTGTGAGCTTGCTGTCGGCCTCCGAGGTGGCGACACCGGCAGCCACATCGCGGGCACGGGCACTGCTGGAAAGCTCGAATATCTTCTCCACCTTGCGTCAGGAGGAGAAGGAAAACTTCAGCCAAAATATGACCCTACAAACCTTCCGTGCCGGCGAGATGATCTTGCCAGCCGGAGAGGTCAGTGACCATCTGTTTATCATTGAATCCGGCGTGGTCTCGGTGATGTTGAGCAAAGACGGGCACAAATTCGAAGCTGGGCGCATGGGCCCGGAGGAAGTGATTGGCGAGGGTGGGGTCTTGTCTGACCTGGCGGTATCGGCGGACTTCACGGCCAAGACCTATTGCACGCTGTACCGGATTGAGAAGGAGTACCTCAAGCCTTACCTGGATGTGCGCAATGACATTGGTGAGGCGATGAAAAACCTGCTGGACTTCAGACTACATACGGCGCAGAACCTGACTCAGGAAGCGCCGGTAGTGCCAACGAAAAAGGGCTTCTTGCAGTGGTTGCGTAATCTGACTTGA